In a genomic window of Aggregatimonas sangjinii:
- a CDS encoding tetratricopeptide repeat protein — MRFLLLLISYLVLLTSTFAQEDNLAKQYFNDGDYEKASVYYEKLVQKNNARIDYVEALVACYQQLERYTDAEEQLLKTLGNRRPYPPIYVELGYNATLMGNGPNSEEYYTKAQEQVRENPNYGYAIGERFQKYALLDHALNAYATAMELNPQLDFNFQMAAIYGEKGDIDKMYDSYLNLVTGGRTSKSNVLRKIEAFITADPENENNLSFKRILLENAQKNPDVLYNELLSWLFVQQKQFGSAFRQEKAIYKRLDETSLQRMVNLGALILAEKEYEVAQEVFEYIIEKTNDEITKLDAQLNIIDIQLVDADEKSLNEIQEQFEALMTYHGYESLTLQLQVAYANFLTFRKDSPEPAITILKKSLKLPLNQRGEAYIKSALGDILVFNQKFNEALIYFSQIQKSLKNDILGQNARYKVAQTSFYKGDFDWALTQLKVLRGSTSQLIANDAMQLSLLISDNSLEDSTQTALKKYARADLLSYQKKTKEAVSELNGILENHKGEKIEDDALLKQAELLVFLKDYGAAEFNYLKIIEFYPTGILADDAHFALGELYQNILDQPEKAKAHYEKIIYNYQDSYFFPQARKNFRMLRGDALN, encoded by the coding sequence ATGCGATTTTTGTTACTTCTCATTTCGTACCTCGTACTACTCACTTCTACTTTTGCCCAAGAAGACAATTTGGCCAAACAGTACTTCAATGATGGAGATTATGAAAAAGCATCGGTATACTATGAAAAGTTAGTACAAAAGAACAATGCCCGTATCGATTATGTTGAGGCGTTGGTCGCCTGTTATCAGCAATTGGAACGGTATACCGATGCCGAAGAACAATTGTTGAAAACATTGGGCAATCGCCGACCCTACCCCCCTATCTACGTAGAGCTCGGCTATAATGCCACGCTCATGGGTAATGGCCCGAATAGCGAAGAATACTATACAAAGGCGCAAGAGCAGGTACGGGAAAATCCGAATTACGGCTACGCCATTGGCGAACGCTTCCAGAAATACGCCTTATTAGACCACGCCCTTAACGCCTATGCCACCGCCATGGAACTGAATCCGCAATTGGATTTCAATTTTCAAATGGCCGCCATTTACGGGGAGAAAGGGGATATCGATAAAATGTACGATTCCTACCTGAATCTGGTGACCGGCGGGCGTACGTCCAAGTCAAATGTTTTACGTAAAATCGAAGCTTTTATCACCGCAGATCCGGAAAACGAAAACAACCTTTCCTTCAAAAGGATACTGTTGGAGAACGCCCAGAAGAATCCAGATGTGCTCTACAATGAGTTGCTCAGTTGGCTTTTTGTACAGCAAAAACAGTTCGGAAGTGCCTTTCGTCAGGAAAAGGCGATTTACAAGCGTTTGGATGAAACTTCGCTACAGCGTATGGTGAATCTCGGTGCACTGATTTTAGCTGAAAAGGAATACGAGGTAGCCCAAGAAGTCTTTGAATACATCATCGAAAAAACAAACGACGAAATCACCAAGCTCGATGCTCAATTGAACATAATAGACATTCAACTGGTCGATGCCGATGAAAAATCATTGAATGAAATTCAAGAACAGTTCGAGGCACTAATGACCTATCATGGCTATGAGAGCCTGACCCTGCAATTACAAGTGGCCTACGCCAACTTCTTGACGTTTCGAAAAGACAGTCCCGAGCCTGCCATCACCATATTGAAGAAAAGTCTAAAGCTGCCTTTGAACCAACGGGGAGAGGCCTATATAAAATCGGCCTTGGGCGATATTCTGGTCTTCAATCAAAAGTTCAATGAAGCACTCATCTATTTTTCGCAGATTCAAAAATCCCTCAAAAACGATATTTTAGGACAAAATGCCCGCTATAAAGTCGCGCAGACCAGTTTTTATAAGGGTGATTTCGATTGGGCCTTGACCCAATTAAAGGTGTTGAGAGGCTCTACTTCGCAGCTAATCGCAAACGACGCCATGCAATTGAGTTTATTGATATCGGATAATTCCTTGGAGGATTCTACCCAAACAGCACTGAAGAAATATGCCCGCGCCGATTTGCTCAGCTATCAGAAAAAGACAAAGGAAGCCGTTTCAGAACTCAACGGCATTCTTGAAAACCACAAAGGCGAAAAAATTGAGGACGATGCGCTCTTAAAACAAGCGGAACTGTTGGTATTCCTAAAGGACTACGGAGCGGCGGAATTCAATTACCTGAAAATCATCGAATTTTATCCCACAGGTATCCTAGCAGATGATGCCCACTTTGCCCTGGGCGAACTTTATCAAAACATCCTGGATCAGCCCGAAAAGGCAAAAGCGCACTATGAAAAAATCATCTATAACTATCAGGACAGTTATTTTTTTCCACAGGCGCGGAAGAATTTCAGAATGCTGCGGGGCGATGCGCTAAACTAA
- a CDS encoding DUF4286 family protein: MYIYNVTTNIENAVHDEWLQWMRETHIPDVLASGKFLKAKMCKVLVEEDMGGTTYSVQFTARDKTTLEKYYAEDAARLREDAMRRFPNQFVSFRTELEVISEHE; the protein is encoded by the coding sequence ATGTACATCTATAACGTAACCACAAATATCGAAAACGCCGTTCATGACGAATGGCTCCAATGGATGAGGGAAACTCATATTCCCGATGTCCTGGCTTCGGGAAAGTTCCTAAAAGCAAAAATGTGTAAGGTCTTGGTCGAAGAGGATATGGGTGGAACCACCTACTCCGTTCAATTTACCGCAAGAGATAAGACCACACTGGAGAAATACTACGCAGAGGATGCGGCGCGCTTGCGAGAAGACGCGATGCGACGATTTCCAAACCAATTCGTATCGTTTCGAACGGAATTGGAAGTAATAAGCGAGCACGAATAA
- a CDS encoding reprolysin-like metallopeptidase, with product MIAKLRLVFTITIVFASFWGYSQDNYWHQVQRADHPSKNFLQQIDVEHAKVFAVDEGKLKSSLKNLSAVSRNRTKIYFPDETGKNLAFFVYESPVLAPELAAKYPNIKSYRGRGIDDVNSEIRFSVSHKGFQVMMVHPEKTGHTYIQKTSQNDYVAYSRQGLSKKDNDFVCETKSSVSKNVAGTTARPVDDRVLRKYRLAVSATGEYTNFHGGTIADALAAINATVTRMNQIFETDLAVTLEVIANNDQVIFTNAADDPYSDNLNVEVQSTLTDIIGEANYDIGHLFHQAGNGGDAGFIGRICVDGQKGSAYSSAVTPSGDTFDIDFVAHEIGHQLGANHSWSFESEGTGVQVEPGSGTTIMGYAGITQENDVALRSDAYFHYVSIVQIIENLKTKSCGELLVLSNNPPVIESIPDYVIPTFTAFQLEGSAADPDTGDVLTYAWEQIDDGVVVQGSFGPASLVGANFRSREPSTDPGRYFPLLERVLDGNLTQTVPSVNSAWETVSSIQKDMNFALTVRDNAVGGGQVVSELVNVSVVDTGSAFSVSSQPSGTSYVAGEIHEVTWVVANTNEAPVNTPLVDIFLSVDGGLTFPILLAEATVNDGSHNIQLPGTATTNARIMVRGNGNIFFAVNEADFTIAESQIVLNTPQTIYEVCQPNAAVVPFVYETYSGFSEEVMFEVSGLPAGVTAVFSPASASASDTPVTLTINDTANADDGDYAITVRAVGASQTKELPLQLLVSGNVFPEVDILSPLNAAVDVSKWQLFEWEDNALYTSYDIQIATDSGFANVIEAATVFDTTFKASNLDNGATYFWRLRPRNGCGEGSFGSGLSFTTIEENCANRSGIGLPIAITDEGTPTISSKLIFYDDLRLTDLKVNLELDHTYLSDLVITLTSPSGKEAVLVSNSCGNLRNINATFDDDANDFVCGGNPGIAGTVAPLIGFDNFNGESIAGEWVLTVRDTENIDGGSLIGFSMDVCVEGEFAPDEDSDGVFDANDLCAGTPLGTEVDLTGCPIYRFANDNFTIQATSKSCRTENDGNITIESAQSLDHTVVITGNGVNISEGFTTSYNRSDLDAGLYNVCITAFDDGREYEEVCFEVTISEPEALSVTSRQSLNENSVVLSLSGSETYTIELNGVLSQTSEDEVTVDLEKGNNVLKVTGALSCQGSYEERFFIASGILFYPNPTTTSLNIYIEGGGEVDIALYAIDGKLVLSQRKNLQQAEMELDVSDLSAGTYFLKVDGKMQKGSYKIIKQ from the coding sequence ATGATTGCTAAATTACGTCTTGTTTTTACAATTACCATAGTATTTGCTTCCTTTTGGGGTTATTCACAGGATAATTACTGGCATCAGGTCCAGCGCGCGGATCATCCATCCAAAAACTTTTTACAGCAAATCGATGTCGAACATGCCAAAGTATTCGCTGTAGATGAGGGCAAGTTAAAAAGCAGTTTAAAAAACCTTTCGGCGGTTTCCAGGAATAGAACAAAGATTTATTTTCCCGATGAGACGGGGAAGAATTTGGCATTTTTCGTTTACGAATCCCCTGTATTGGCTCCCGAATTGGCCGCGAAATATCCGAATATCAAATCCTACAGGGGCCGAGGTATAGACGATGTCAATAGCGAGATTAGGTTCAGTGTCTCCCATAAGGGGTTTCAGGTGATGATGGTACATCCCGAAAAAACAGGGCATACCTACATCCAAAAAACATCCCAAAATGACTATGTAGCCTATTCAAGGCAAGGCCTTAGCAAGAAAGATAATGACTTTGTCTGCGAAACGAAATCCTCGGTTTCCAAGAATGTAGCCGGCACTACAGCGCGGCCAGTCGACGATAGGGTTTTGCGAAAATACCGACTTGCGGTCTCCGCCACTGGCGAGTATACGAATTTTCATGGCGGTACGATTGCCGATGCCCTGGCCGCCATCAATGCAACGGTAACCCGTATGAATCAGATTTTTGAGACCGATTTGGCCGTCACATTGGAAGTGATTGCCAATAATGATCAAGTAATCTTCACCAATGCTGCCGACGACCCGTACAGCGACAATCTCAATGTAGAAGTGCAAAGTACACTAACGGATATTATCGGAGAAGCGAATTACGACATTGGGCATTTATTTCATCAGGCAGGGAATGGGGGCGATGCTGGCTTTATAGGTAGAATTTGTGTAGACGGACAAAAAGGAAGCGCGTATTCATCAGCAGTAACCCCAAGCGGGGATACGTTCGACATAGATTTCGTTGCCCATGAAATCGGACATCAATTGGGGGCGAACCATTCGTGGTCCTTTGAGTCGGAGGGCACCGGAGTACAGGTCGAGCCAGGAAGTGGTACAACCATCATGGGGTATGCCGGGATTACCCAGGAAAATGACGTTGCCCTTAGGAGTGACGCCTATTTTCACTATGTAAGTATTGTCCAGATTATTGAAAACCTCAAGACAAAATCCTGCGGGGAGCTGTTGGTCTTAAGTAACAATCCACCGGTAATCGAATCTATCCCAGATTATGTGATTCCGACTTTTACGGCTTTTCAATTGGAAGGGAGCGCCGCGGATCCCGACACTGGGGATGTGCTCACATACGCGTGGGAACAAATAGATGATGGCGTTGTTGTACAAGGCTCTTTCGGCCCGGCTAGTCTGGTCGGCGCAAACTTCAGGTCGCGGGAACCGTCAACAGACCCAGGGCGATATTTTCCTTTGCTTGAACGTGTTCTGGATGGAAATCTTACGCAAACCGTACCGAGTGTTAATTCGGCTTGGGAAACGGTTTCTTCCATACAAAAAGATATGAATTTCGCCCTAACAGTACGGGATAATGCCGTCGGTGGTGGTCAGGTGGTTTCCGAATTGGTCAACGTGAGCGTCGTCGATACCGGTAGTGCGTTTAGCGTGAGCTCACAGCCCTCCGGAACAAGCTACGTTGCGGGCGAGATTCACGAAGTAACTTGGGTAGTTGCCAATACCAATGAAGCACCGGTGAATACGCCCTTGGTGGATATTTTTCTCTCTGTGGATGGTGGACTCACCTTCCCGATACTGTTGGCCGAAGCAACCGTGAACGATGGTTCGCACAACATACAACTTCCGGGTACTGCCACCACGAATGCACGGATCATGGTCAGGGGAAATGGGAACATTTTCTTTGCGGTGAACGAGGCGGATTTTACGATAGCGGAATCTCAAATAGTCCTGAACACCCCCCAAACCATCTATGAGGTCTGTCAGCCAAACGCGGCTGTGGTGCCTTTTGTTTACGAAACATATTCCGGTTTTTCGGAGGAAGTAATGTTTGAAGTCTCCGGACTCCCGGCGGGGGTCACAGCCGTTTTTTCACCTGCCTCGGCAAGCGCTAGCGATACACCGGTAACATTGACCATTAATGACACGGCCAACGCCGATGATGGCGATTATGCCATTACTGTTCGCGCGGTAGGAGCTTCACAAACAAAGGAGTTGCCCCTGCAACTATTGGTGTCGGGTAACGTTTTTCCGGAAGTAGACATTCTTAGCCCATTAAATGCTGCAGTAGACGTTTCTAAATGGCAGCTTTTCGAATGGGAAGACAATGCACTGTATACTTCCTACGATATCCAAATCGCTACCGATTCCGGTTTTGCGAATGTGATAGAAGCGGCCACCGTTTTCGATACGACCTTCAAGGCATCCAATTTGGATAATGGGGCGACGTATTTTTGGAGGTTACGCCCTAGGAACGGTTGTGGTGAAGGCAGTTTCGGATCTGGTCTAAGTTTTACGACTATCGAAGAAAATTGTGCCAACCGATCGGGTATTGGTTTGCCAATCGCCATTACTGATGAGGGCACACCTACTATTTCGTCAAAACTGATTTTTTATGATGACTTGCGGCTAACGGATTTGAAGGTTAATTTAGAACTGGACCACACATACCTTTCCGACTTGGTTATTACGCTAACTTCACCATCGGGAAAGGAAGCCGTTTTGGTCTCCAATTCGTGCGGGAACCTTCGCAATATAAATGCTACTTTCGACGATGATGCCAATGACTTCGTTTGTGGGGGTAATCCAGGAATTGCTGGTACTGTCGCTCCCTTGATTGGCTTCGATAACTTTAACGGGGAATCCATCGCAGGGGAATGGGTCTTAACCGTTAGAGATACCGAAAATATTGATGGAGGTTCGCTAATAGGCTTTTCGATGGATGTGTGTGTGGAGGGCGAATTTGCTCCCGATGAGGATAGCGACGGTGTTTTCGATGCTAACGACCTTTGCGCAGGCACTCCGCTCGGAACGGAAGTTGATCTGACGGGATGTCCCATATACAGGTTCGCAAACGACAACTTTACCATCCAGGCCACCAGCAAATCCTGTAGGACCGAAAATGATGGCAACATTACCATAGAATCTGCACAATCATTAGACCATACCGTTGTTATTACCGGTAACGGTGTAAATATAAGCGAAGGTTTTACCACAAGTTACAATCGTTCCGATCTCGATGCCGGGCTTTATAACGTATGTATTACGGCTTTTGATGATGGTAGGGAATACGAAGAAGTCTGTTTTGAAGTGACTATCTCGGAACCCGAAGCCCTTTCGGTCACCTCTAGACAAAGTTTAAATGAAAATAGTGTGGTCTTAAGCCTGAGTGGATCGGAAACGTATACTATTGAGCTTAATGGAGTCTTATCGCAGACCTCCGAAGATGAGGTTACCGTAGATCTTGAAAAAGGAAACAATGTTCTGAAAGTTACAGGAGCACTTTCTTGCCAGGGGTCTTATGAAGAGCGATTTTTTATCGCTAGCGGCATTTTATTCTATCCCAATCCAACGACTACTTCTTTGAATATCTATATCGAAGGGGGCGGTGAAGTCGATATAGCATTGTATGCCATTGATGGAAAATTGGTGCTAAGCCAGCGAAAGAATTTACAGCAAGCCGAAATGGAGTTGGATGTTTCCGATTTGTCGGCTGGTACTTACTTTCTAAAGGTAGATGGAAAAATGCAAAAGGGAAGCTATAAAATAATAAAGCAATGA
- a CDS encoding HTTM domain-containing protein: protein MLNRLLFSKVDNSPLIIFRIFFGILVALECYGAILTGWVERTLVAPQFTFNFIGFEWLQPLPGPGMYIYFIVMGTLGVLIAIGYHYRFAVISFTLLWTAVYLMQKSAYNNHYYLLVLISAFMACYPAHRFCSVDAKRHPSIKKNYMPSWVKWTIVLQLLIVYTYAAIAKLYGDWLDFSMVEVLMSNKADYYVIGSILQEPWVHKVIGVCGILFDLLIVPALLWKPTRKWAFFASIFFHLFNSIVFQIGIFPYLSLAFTVFFFEAETIRGIFFKKKVLYVDGGIAIPSYKSFLLAGFGIYFLVQLALPVRHYFFKDAVLWTEEGHRLSWRMMLRSRRGKANFKVVNNENGNFTFADTKIYLSKKQRPRVAAYPDFAWQFAQRLKKEYAEKGENVSVYVVDSKISINGRPYRPFLDPEVDLANEEWNHFNHHEWILPSNLE, encoded by the coding sequence ATGCTGAACCGATTGCTTTTTTCGAAGGTCGACAATTCACCGCTCATTATTTTTAGGATATTTTTTGGGATTTTAGTGGCCTTGGAATGCTATGGCGCCATACTTACGGGGTGGGTCGAGCGTACGCTGGTTGCACCCCAGTTCACCTTTAATTTCATCGGTTTCGAATGGTTACAGCCACTCCCTGGGCCCGGCATGTACATTTACTTTATCGTAATGGGCACACTAGGGGTGTTGATAGCCATTGGTTACCACTATCGGTTTGCCGTAATCAGCTTTACACTCCTATGGACAGCGGTCTACCTGATGCAAAAATCGGCCTACAACAACCATTATTATTTGTTGGTACTTATTTCAGCGTTTATGGCGTGCTACCCTGCCCATCGTTTTTGCTCGGTCGATGCGAAGCGGCATCCCTCGATCAAAAAAAATTACATGCCGAGCTGGGTAAAATGGACGATCGTGTTACAGCTGCTCATCGTCTATACCTACGCGGCAATTGCTAAACTCTACGGCGACTGGCTCGATTTTAGTATGGTAGAGGTTCTAATGTCGAACAAAGCGGATTACTATGTTATCGGCTCTATTTTACAGGAACCCTGGGTTCATAAAGTTATCGGTGTTTGTGGTATTCTTTTTGATCTCTTGATCGTACCGGCATTGCTTTGGAAACCTACCCGAAAGTGGGCCTTTTTTGCATCGATTTTTTTCCATTTGTTCAATTCCATCGTTTTTCAGATCGGCATATTTCCTTATCTCTCACTTGCCTTTACCGTATTCTTTTTTGAGGCGGAGACCATAAGGGGAATTTTCTTTAAAAAGAAGGTTCTTTATGTAGATGGCGGTATTGCAATACCTTCTTACAAATCTTTTTTGCTCGCTGGTTTCGGGATCTATTTCCTCGTACAGCTCGCACTCCCCGTTCGGCATTATTTTTTCAAGGATGCCGTTTTATGGACCGAAGAAGGCCATCGCCTCAGTTGGCGTATGATGTTGCGTAGTCGCCGTGGAAAAGCGAATTTTAAAGTGGTGAACAACGAAAATGGTAATTTTACCTTTGCGGATACCAAAATATATTTGAGTAAGAAACAACGGCCAAGGGTTGCCGCTTACCCTGACTTCGCTTGGCAGTTCGCACAGCGCTTAAAAAAAGAATACGCCGAAAAAGGGGAGAACGTGTCGGTCTACGTGGTCGATTCCAAAATTAGTATTAACGGAAGACCCTACCGACCTTTTTTAGACCCTGAAGTAGATTTGGCCAATGAGGAATGGAATCATTTCAATCATCATGAATGGATACTGCCCTCGAATTTGGAATAA
- a CDS encoding bifunctional riboflavin kinase/FAD synthetase, whose product METVQNIVKYDKKHSTAITIGTFDGVHIGHRTILKRLINNSTSLELKSTVLTFFPHPRMVLQKDTDLKLLNTIEEKTRILENLGLDILVVHPFTKEFSRLTATEFVRDILVNTLKAKKIIIGYDHRFGRNRTANITDLKAFGNALDFEVEEISAMEVDSVSVSSTKIRKALEDGDIVTANAFLGYEYMLTGTVKKGKGLGRHLDFPTANIHIDAPYKLIPKNGVYVVHSQIDGKQVFGMMNIGYNPTVAGKHRSIEVHFFDFANDLYDRQLQVNCFARLRDEHKFDSVDALKVQLQKDQKTALALIAK is encoded by the coding sequence TTGGAAACAGTTCAAAACATTGTTAAATACGATAAAAAACACTCCACAGCGATAACTATCGGCACTTTTGATGGTGTACACATCGGTCATCGTACGATTTTGAAACGTTTGATCAACAATTCCACGAGCCTAGAGCTCAAATCAACCGTACTTACTTTTTTTCCTCATCCGAGAATGGTGCTTCAGAAAGACACCGATTTAAAGCTCTTGAACACCATAGAGGAAAAAACCCGGATTTTGGAAAATCTTGGACTTGACATTCTCGTTGTGCATCCCTTTACGAAAGAGTTTTCGCGCTTAACCGCGACCGAATTCGTTCGGGACATTTTGGTCAACACCTTGAAAGCAAAAAAAATAATCATTGGGTACGATCATAGGTTCGGTCGGAATAGAACGGCGAACATTACCGACTTAAAGGCTTTCGGCAATGCACTCGATTTTGAGGTAGAGGAAATATCAGCCATGGAAGTCGATAGTGTCTCGGTCAGTTCCACCAAAATCAGAAAAGCCCTGGAAGATGGCGATATTGTGACTGCGAACGCCTTTCTCGGTTACGAGTATATGCTCACCGGAACGGTTAAAAAAGGTAAGGGACTCGGGCGCCACCTCGATTTTCCAACGGCGAATATACATATAGACGCGCCTTACAAGCTTATCCCAAAGAACGGAGTTTACGTCGTACATTCCCAAATCGACGGAAAACAGGTCTTCGGTATGATGAACATCGGCTATAACCCTACCGTAGCCGGGAAACATCGCAGTATTGAAGTCCATTTTTTCGATTTCGCAAATGACCTCTACGACCGCCAATTACAGGTAAACTGTTTTGCCCGACTGCGGGACGAACATAAATTCGATTCGGTCGACGCGTTGAAAGTACAGCTTCAGAAGGATCAAAAGACCGCTCTTGCACTAATCGCCAAGTGA
- the serS gene encoding serine--tRNA ligase, with protein sequence MLQLQTVREKKDEIIQALKKRTIDAAPLVENVLRLDEKRRATQTQLDAVLAESNKLSKEIGMLFKSGKAQEANILKEKTVALKEDSKSLGDTLNTTAEELQVLLYQIPNVPHESVAAGNSEEDNEEIFVEGDIPKLIPNALPHWELASKYNIIDFELGVKITGAGFPVYKGKGARLQRALISYFLDKNTASGYTEMQVPYLVNATSGYGTGQLPDKEGQMYHVGEDDLYLIPTAEVPVTNLFRNELLNKKDFPICYTAYTPCFRREAGSYGAHVRGLNRLHQFDKVEIVRVEHPTNSYKALDGMVEHVKTILRELKLPYRILRLCGGDLGFTAALTYDFEVFSTAQDRWLEISSVSNFETYQANRLKLRYKDENGKSQLAHTLNGSALALPRVLAGILENCQTEKGIKIPKVLVPYCGFEMID encoded by the coding sequence ATGCTACAGCTACAAACGGTCCGTGAGAAAAAAGACGAAATCATACAGGCGTTGAAAAAACGTACCATCGATGCCGCGCCATTGGTTGAGAACGTGCTCCGCTTGGATGAAAAGAGAAGAGCGACCCAAACCCAACTCGACGCCGTTTTGGCCGAAAGCAACAAGCTTTCCAAAGAAATCGGAATGCTTTTTAAAAGCGGAAAGGCACAGGAGGCCAACATTTTAAAGGAAAAGACCGTCGCCTTAAAGGAAGACTCTAAATCACTTGGCGATACCCTGAACACTACGGCCGAGGAATTACAGGTGTTGCTGTACCAAATCCCCAACGTGCCCCATGAATCGGTGGCAGCGGGGAACTCTGAGGAAGACAACGAAGAGATTTTTGTCGAGGGCGACATCCCCAAATTAATCCCGAACGCTTTGCCCCATTGGGAACTGGCCAGCAAATACAATATCATCGATTTTGAACTGGGCGTGAAAATAACCGGTGCGGGATTTCCGGTGTATAAGGGTAAAGGGGCGCGGTTACAACGTGCGCTGATTTCTTATTTCCTGGATAAAAATACGGCCAGCGGCTATACTGAAATGCAAGTACCGTACTTAGTGAATGCGACTTCTGGTTATGGCACCGGACAGCTGCCCGATAAGGAAGGGCAAATGTACCATGTGGGGGAAGATGACCTGTATTTGATTCCAACGGCCGAAGTACCGGTAACGAATCTATTCCGCAACGAGTTGTTGAACAAAAAAGACTTTCCGATTTGCTACACGGCCTACACCCCTTGTTTTAGAAGGGAAGCAGGAAGCTATGGAGCCCATGTGCGTGGCTTGAACCGGTTGCATCAGTTCGATAAGGTAGAGATCGTTCGCGTAGAACATCCTACGAATTCCTATAAGGCTTTGGATGGCATGGTGGAACATGTAAAAACCATTCTGCGCGAATTAAAACTTCCGTATCGCATTCTTCGTCTTTGTGGCGGTGACCTCGGGTTTACCGCAGCACTCACCTATGACTTCGAGGTGTTCTCAACGGCGCAAGATCGGTGGCTAGAAATCAGTTCGGTCTCCAACTTCGAGACCTATCAGGCCAATCGCCTGAAATTACGCTACAAAGATGAAAATGGAAAAAGCCAACTTGCCCATACCTTAAATGGTAGTGCCTTGGCATTGCCTCGGGTTTTGGCCGGAATTTTGGAGAATTGCCAAACCGAAAAAGGCATCAAAATACCGAAAGTATTGGTTCCTTATTGTGGATTTGAGATGATTGATTAG
- the rsmA gene encoding 16S rRNA (adenine(1518)-N(6)/adenine(1519)-N(6))-dimethyltransferase RsmA has protein sequence MGKKKKAKTSQKWKDKKPWEDKSPVKAKKYLGQHFLKDEGIAKQIAETLRLKGYRNVIEIGPGTGVLTKYLLMQPIDLVAMDLDSDSIIYLNHSFPLEHPKVLQREGSFKVLEADFLNYDLSTLFGDQQFGITGNFPYNISTQIVFKMLELRDQVPEFSGMFQKEVAKRICSGPGSKTYGILSVLAQAFYEAEYLFTVHPEVFDPPPKVQSGVLRLTRKDNFDLECDEKLLFRVVKSAFNHRRKTLRNSLKNFELSDNLSTDEIFDLRPEQLSVADFIALTSRIQSDMK, from the coding sequence ATGGGCAAAAAGAAGAAAGCAAAAACCTCCCAAAAATGGAAGGACAAAAAACCGTGGGAGGACAAAAGCCCCGTAAAGGCCAAGAAATACCTAGGTCAGCATTTTTTAAAGGATGAAGGAATTGCCAAACAGATTGCCGAAACACTTCGCTTAAAAGGCTATCGGAATGTCATCGAAATCGGACCCGGCACGGGGGTATTGACGAAATATTTACTCATGCAGCCAATAGATTTGGTGGCGATGGATCTTGATTCCGATTCCATTATCTACCTCAACCACAGCTTTCCGCTGGAACATCCAAAAGTATTGCAAAGGGAAGGTTCTTTTAAGGTGCTGGAAGCCGATTTCCTGAACTACGACCTGAGCACACTTTTTGGTGATCAACAATTCGGCATTACCGGCAACTTTCCCTACAACATATCCACACAGATCGTGTTCAAGATGCTGGAACTACGGGATCAGGTTCCGGAATTTTCGGGCATGTTCCAAAAAGAAGTCGCCAAACGTATCTGCTCCGGACCGGGAAGTAAGACTTACGGTATTTTATCGGTATTGGCACAGGCCTTCTACGAAGCGGAATACCTCTTTACCGTACATCCCGAGGTTTTCGATCCACCGCCCAAAGTACAGTCCGGCGTTTTGCGGCTTACCAGGAAAGACAACTTCGATTTGGAATGCGACGAAAAACTGTTGTTCAGAGTGGTTAAAAGTGCCTTCAACCATCGGCGCAAGACCCTCCGCAATAGCCTGAAAAACTTTGAGCTCTCCGACAACCTCAGTACGGATGAAATATTCGATTTGCGCCCCGAACAACTTTCCGTAGCCGATTTTATAGCCCTTACGTCAAGAATACAATCGGATATGAAGTGA